In Arachis hypogaea cultivar Tifrunner chromosome 7, arahy.Tifrunner.gnm2.J5K5, whole genome shotgun sequence, the genomic window TTTATTAAGCTAACCCAACTTGATTTGCACCTCTTttactttaattatcaatttttttttgttggtcgTGACTTTTAATTATCAGTATGTGAAACAAAAATGTGTAGTCTTATTGTAGTGCAACTTTTGTTGGTTACTAAGCAGTGCAACTTTTTGTTCCACATAGGCATTAGTATGATACTGTTCGACGTTGTATTTTTGGACTTTTAATGGTTCTATACTTCTATTGCTAAGAGTTTTATATAAGTTTACAAATTACATATGTTgcaataaagagaaaaaataaatttgtttaacGATATAATGTGTtgtgatttttaaattaatttcaaaaccaaagatgAATTTCCAAGTTTACTTTTTTATCAGAGTAAATATGTAAATTTCCAAGTTTAATtgtataattttaacatttttttattattttaaaagatctCGAAATGAATctattcttttgtattaaaaattataataatatttgataaaattgtgaaaggagagaataattaattaaaagaaccaCACACCGAGTACTTAAGTACCAATTACAATATATATagcaaaagagaaaataaattacTAACTAATAGTGCTATAATTATGTCTAACAAACTAACCAACTTGACAGCTATATAAAAAACAAACTCTATTATGTTACATCTCCCGCAAGCTGGTATTACGTGGTTTATGCAAATCAAGTAATCCCAGCTTGGAAAGCAAATGAGAGAATGGTCCTGGAGGAAGGGATTTAGTGAATAGATCAGCCGGTTGTTCACTGGAGACAACGTGCCTAAGATTAGAAACCCCTTCTTTGAACTTGTTTCGAGCCacatgacaatcaatctcaacaCGCTTGGTTCTTTCATGAAAGACAAGATTTGAAGCAATATAGATAACAGATTTATTATCACAGAAGATATCAACCGGAAGAGGAGGAAAAATGTTGAATTCCTTTAGTAGTTTGAGTAACCAAACGAGTTCACAAGTGCCATTAGCAAGGGCGCGATATTCTGCTTCTGAGGACGACCTTGAAACTGTAGCCTGCTTCTTACTCTTCCAAGAAATAAGAGTTGACGCGGAGAAAGATGCGTGCGGCGGAACTTGAGCTGCCggcggcaaaaatataaaaggagatccTGTACTTGAGCAGCGATCTTCAAAAATGCGTGCGTATGACGCAATAACTTCAAATGGCGCATAGAGCGCGATAAAAAAAAGAGGGCGCGTGGAGCGCAATAAGAGTGTAGATGAAACTGCTAAAACATATGCAGATTAAACTGCTGAAACAAAATGCAGATGCTATACTTGAGTAGCGATCTTTAAAAATGCGTGCGTATGACGCAATAACTTCAAATGGCGCATAAAGCGCGATAATAGAGTTTGTTTTTTTGTATAACTGTCAAGTTGGTTAGTTTGTTAGACATAATTATAGCACTATTAGTTAgtaatttattttcccttttgctatatatATTGTAATTGGTACTTAAGTACTCAGTGTGTGGTTCTTTTAATCAATTATTCTCtcctttcacaattttatcatggtatcagagctctatgtccgaaaggtcaagagttcgatccttggagaaccccaaaaaaatgaaaaagaatagaaaatcAAGCAAACCCAAAAAAAGAGGCTCTTGCTTGAGGGGaaatgttagagatataaccattaatgttACCTTCTCCTATCagcttaagcttttgggatgagtggtttcataacAATATTTTTTAGGACTCAATTGttgtataataaaatttagatttaattattttgttattttttataattttatcaaattcataattatatttctatattttttttcaattgaatttatacatttttttatataattagtcATTTTCATAtcaaaaacgttaaaattaatgaaatatttttttaaaaaatatgtggttaaatatttaattaaatttttaattatagatacttttaatttataaaaaatattctattaattttaatatattttatactgataaagacttaattacaaaattaaaaataatataaaaaattaactaaaaaaatataaaaacaattataaatcggataaaattatataaactaacataataattaaacttaaaatttactaaacaatactatattattataatatattttaattcttttttatatctTGCAATAGGATCACATCAATTCATCATCCTAGCAAATAGGTCGTTATTACAATTTTCCCAACCCTTTCCTCACTGCACGCTTTACTGGTGATAATGTTGCAATTGTGAGGAGTGTATGAAGTTAGTCTCAtatcaaagaaagcaagaaagagtGAGAgcttataagatgagagacccattaacttactGTTTTAATGTTTTGAGTTGGAtatggtgtcttctcatcttatgttctctcgcttgattTTTCTCGGTGGTCGAGAACTCTCCACGGTTGGCCTAACATtaagaatataaatttattaGTCTATCTTTATTCTTGTGagataacttttaaaattaagtCGATATTACTTAATTATGActaaataaaacaactaataaaAAGTGCTTCATTCTCTTAATTGTTAATTTGATATCAGATTtttaaagtatattattatttttcttttacttcaaTAATTAAAGGCAAAAATTAGCAACACAGCTAGAGAAAAATTTGAGACAAACACTGTATGCAAGACATGGGTTAAATGTGATCACCTACATTATATTCCTTCTAaacatttcctttttttttcattttagtttttaaataataagaatgaaaaaaacatttaaatttaTATCGTTGTTCCCCTAAAAATTTCATccaattacaaatttaaaatcaatgtaggttttaaattgaaaatttttaaaatatagaacCTTTATTACAAATTTAAACAAATTATAAAGACGAACAAAAAAGCGAAAAGATAAAGTaatataaaaatttgataaaaaaatgtgtttattttattaatttttttgtgtaaaTTGTGCAAGCAGAAGAAGATATTATTAGTTATAGTTTCACTACagctatatatataaaatgatttGCTTCCACCAAAAGTTAAGTTATTTGTTTAGTTTGTACTAATTAGTagaatttatacaaaaatatactaTGTAAATTAGGTATTTTAGATGAGAATTATAATGTTCGTGTGCTatgtaaaaaaaatgttaaaagtaCATATCATCTATTTGTGTCTTGTGAGTTTAGATAGCAAGTGTGGTATGTCTAGATTCATGATGTAGGTCGTTGCTGGATCATTCTATGTAATTTAAAGGAACATTTGGAGTGGGTGAtgactttttctttatcatttggaGCTTAGAACGAAATCAAAGAGTCTTTTAAAATAGGACTTCAAGGATTGCAAAAGTGATTGTTTTATTAGTTAAGTATTATAAAGATTGGAGTGCTGTCAATTCCATCCGTTATTGATGATGTCGAAAATGATGTAAAAGTTGGCAATAAATTTatgttctaattttatttttgttgctgtAATTACTTGTTCCACCATGTTGTGTTAAATtcgtttatttcaaaaaaaaaaaaaaatcaatccttATCAAATGTCATGGAttatcagaagaagaaaaaataattataatgcaTGCATtgcaattaaataattatttattatcccTACCATTTTCAATAAAACACAATTAcatttcattttatatatatatcccaGCAATGACGTTAGAAAACCTTCAAATTAAATGGACATTTCTTCTACAACACCGTGTGCTTGCATGACTTAGGTCCTACTTTCTTTTGACTTTGGATGCATTTGTTTTCCACTTTCTTTCTCGATTATCCCATGCATTCTCATCACTAACCAAACCATATTTTCCTAAACTATCTACCGTGACATTAGTTTTTGCATTATTATGTTCTTAACCACAAATCTTACATCTATGGCTTGCAGAATGGAGAAGACTTGAGATGGTGTTGTTGAAGGGctggacccaaaaaaaaaaagttcatttAGAATAATGTTTGGAATACGGTTAACACTCatatgtaattattttatataaaattgatagttaaaatttattaaataataatttaatcaaacttATCAAATCatctaattattctcaaatatcaattttataGAAACACAACTGCATGCGAATTTTTATTTTTGgcgtattaaatataaaaaattacatgaaattaatttttaaacggttaatattagttaatttttttattgtaaaattattttttcaaaacttttttttaagaaatttaagATTGAtgattaaaatttagaatataaaatttacaatttaaaatttaaaataaaaaaattgatattaacgGTAAAAAGTACTAACTCTCTAATTAAACTCATATTATATTATTGATAATGATAAAACGAAAATGATGGTGGATGTATAAAGAAATGTTTGTCTATTGTATTGCGTGAATATAATGaccaaaaatgaaagaaatagtCAAATTATAGGGTACGTATATATACTTATAAATGATCCTTATTTGAAGGTCTAAATTAAAGTCGTCCATCCTGTGTATGGTCAAGTACTTAAGTTAAACACGGATTAATGATTAATGATAGGAGAACAATAATAAAGTCCATAACATTAATTCCAACATAATTAGATGGCTATAAATAGATGGTTCTTGATTGATGAGTGGCATACCAATACCATTCTGCAATTAAAGTAAAAAGCCATTACATATACACTTAGCTTGTTGTCgcacaataataataatcaatgggGTCTTTTATTAGAGTGTTGGTTTGTGTGCATATGTTTATGTTGTTCCACTTTTTTGCATGTTTGTCTTCTCATCATTCATGCCATTCAGAGGAGTGTTCTGCATTGCTTCACTTCATCAACACTGAACTCAGTAATGACACTTACTCTTCTTATGAGGATGACTGCTCCCATGTTTATCCAAAGACGAGTACGTGGAAAAATGGGACAGATTGCTGTTCATGGATGGGTGTCACGTGCCATTCTGTGTCTGGTCATGTGATTGGCCTTGATCTTAGTTGTAGTACACTTGAAGGTAAAATCCATCCTAACACCACTCTTTTCCATCTTACTCATCTCCAAACACTCAACCTTGCTTTAAATAATATCTCTGGACCTGAATTGCCATCTCAATTTGGTAGATTTGTGAGTCTCACACACCTCAACTTATCTGCTTGTGATTTCAAAGGTGATATTCCATCCCAAATCTCACACCTTTCCAAATTACAATCACTTGATCTCTCTTGGAATGATGCTTTGATATGGAAAGAAATCACCTGGAAGAGAATGTTGCAAAATGCAACTGATTTAAGAGAGATTGTACTGGATGGTGCTGACATGTCTTCCATCACTACAACTTTCTCCAATTGGTCTTTCTCTTTGGTTACTCTTAGTCTTGTTGATACTGGAATAAGGGGACATTTGACAAGTCACATTCTTTGTTTACCCAATCTTCATGAGCTCTATCTATCTAACATTCAAGTCCATGTTCCAAAGTCAAATTGTAGTACTTCTCTTAGTATTTTGGATCTTTCATGGTGTCAATTCACAAGATCACAAATTCCTCCTTCCTTTTCTAACCTCACACATCTAACTTCTTTGGACTTGTCTTTAAGCAACCTCGATGGTTCATTTCCATCATTGTTCTCAAACCTTCAATATCTCACTTACTTGGACCTTTCACACAATGCATTTAGTGGCCCAATCACATCATTGTTAACAAACCTTCAACATGTCACTTACTTAGACCTTTCATACAATGAATTCAGTGGCTCAATCCCATCATTTCTCGCAAACCTTCAACATCTCACTCACTTGGACCTTTCATTCAATGCATTTAGTGGTCCTGTTCCAAACTTTCTTGGTCAGTTGACCAAATTACAAAAACTCATACTTAGCAATAACAATTTGGGTGGGAAGTTATTGCTATCATCATTAGCTAACtactcaactcaaattttcatcTTGGATTGTTCTCATAATAAGTTTCAGGGGCCTCTACCTAACACAATAACAGGTTTTTCAAGTTTGACTAAACTGTATTTAAATGATAACTTGTTGAGTGAGACAATTCCATCTTGGTGTTTCTCTTTACCATTTTTGACCATCTTAGATCTATCAAATAATCAGTTTACTGGACACATGAGTGCAATCTCATCCCATTCCTTGCAGGCTCTAAGCTTATGCGGGAATAAGTTACAAGGAAATGTTCCAGAATCAATGTttaaccttgtaaatctcagggCCTTGTGTTTGTCAGGCAATTGGAGTGGTCCGCTCCACTTTTCACTTTTTTCCAAGTTTCGAAACCTTGGATCTCTTTCTCTTTCaggttttaattcatttttaccaTGTTCTGAAACCAATGCCGGTCACCAGTTCACCTCCTTGTTGGAATTGATATTGTTTCAGGTTGATTTAACTAGTTTTTCCAAAATCTCATGCGAATTTCCATTGTTGCAAACTCTCGAATTATCAGAAAATAATCTTGAAGGAAAAGTTTCCCAATGGATACATGATATGCATTCATTAGAGTATTTGAAACTTTCACATAACCAGTTGTCATCTGTAGGCCAATTCCCATggtatcaacttctataccttgaCCTTAGTTTCAACTTGTTGAGTGATGACAGTATTTCCTTAATTTGTAATGCAACTTCTCTCCAGATTCTCAATTTGTCGCACAATAAGTTCAGAGGCACCATTCCACAATGCCTTGCCAATTCATCAAACCTTAAGGTTTTGGATTTGCAGATGAATAAACTTCATGGCACTCTGCCAAGTACATTTCCAAGGAATCTCATTTCATTGAATCTCAATGGGAACCAATTGGAAGGCCATTTGCCTAGATCTTTGTCCAACTGCAAACATTTGATGGATTTGAATCTTGGCAACAATCAAATAGAGGATACATTTCCAAATTGGCTTCAAAGATTACAGAATTTGAGGATATTAGTTTTACAATCCAATAAGTTGTATGGACCCATTGTCAGTTTGAAAACCAAAGATGCGTTTTCCCATTTACTTGTTTTTGATATCTCGTCCAATAACTTTAGTGGCCAATTACCAAAATCCTACATAAAAAGTTTCCAAGCCATGAAGGGTGTTTTTGGAGCAGAAGTGCAAAGCAGTTTTGATTATTTCGAAACTTCTAGTTATGGTGGTATTTATTGGATAAACTTTCAGAACTATGAGGATTCGTTGTCTGAAACAATTAAAGGGGTTAGATTAGattttgagaaaattccaaccaTTCTTGCCGTCATTGATTTCTCAGGAAACAAATTTGAAGGAGAGATTCCAGATGTTATTGGAAAGCTTCATATACTCAAAGGCCTCAACCTTTCACATAACAGACTTGTTGGTCATATTCCCCACTCTTTGGGAAATTTGACGAAACTGGAATCATTGGATCTCTCCTCAAATATGCTTGCTGGGAATATTCCTACTGAATTGACAAATCTGAACTTTCTTGAAGTCTTGAATCTTTCCCAAAATCAATTGGTGGGACCAATACCCAGAGGAAAACAGTTTGATACATTTTCAAAGGATTCCTATCAGGGAAACATGGGGCTCTGTGGATTGCCATTGTCAATTCAATGCAACAACAATGTCCCTTTGCAACAAGATCCACCTTCTGAGGCTGAAGACAAATTTGGGTTTGGTTGGAAACCAGTGGCAATAGGATATGCATTTGGAATGATGCTTGGAATTGGGTTGGGATATTGTGTTTTCTCAATTGGAAAGCCTCAATGGCTTGTGATCCTCTTTGGAGGCAAAAGAATCAAAAGGAGGAGCCGTGGAAACCGCCGTGCAAGAACCACTCTGTTTCAGCTTTTTGTTGTAATGTAAATGTGCAATAATAATTGTGTCATGTGGTGTtgtctttttatattttgtttgaggCTGTAATTTGGTTATTTCTGTTGTTTACATTATATGTTGTATGCAAGTCTTGGTGATATTATACTTGCTATTTCTTACATATTTGTAAGTGTGTTGTTACATATATATGATGTTGGaagtaaattatgtttttaaAGTATATAGTCGTCTCTCTAATATaacatctttttctcttttcgtGCAAATCCAACAACATTTTTTGCTTCATTCTACTTTTTAGTGTTCTAACTCCAAACCAAGCACATATTTGTCAATATCTTAAGTAATTTGTTTCTCTATTTTAACTTAAACTTGGCCATCAAAGCTCAAAAAAGAGAAGATAATTGTTACAAAAACAGATATTATAGAGATGTGAAATTGAACAAGAAAATAGCAAAGTAAGAAGCAGCTTTTTGCAATAAAACTAGGTTCTGCCTTTAATGTTGATTCGTAGATTTTTCATTTCCATGAATCTAAAAAATGGAATTTCAGATTGTCCAACTAATAGTATCATTTtccaaataattataataaaattgaaCATAATACAGTCCAACGTTAGATACATCAGACGTGCAATTGTGATGTTCCTGATTCCTATCATGTCAATTTCTTGTGCACTAATCCAAGGTTTGATCTATTTAAGCACTTTGTGTTAGCATGCCAAAACCTCATAAAGTAAATTACATTTATAATTACCAAAAGAAATTCTGCAAACATAAAATAAAACCAAACACATCTACTTAACTAATTAGTTTCCAAGTTGAAGTAAAAATCCTTTTGCATTGCACCTCTTTTACTTTAATTATCAGTTTTTTTTGTTGGTCgtaacttttaattatcaatttgtgAAACAAAAATGTCTAGTCTTATTGTAGTGCGATGCGTGCTACGGGGCCAGCAACTGTAGTTATTAATAATGATTTTAATGGGGTAAAATTAGTGTGAAATTTTATCCAATAACTCATTTTTTTTTGCTAGTTATATGCTGaccagattttaataaaattgcgGATCCTAGACTTTTCCTTGCAGTGCAACTTATGTTGGTTACTAAGCAGCGCAACCTTTGTTGACTCTTAAAAGCAAAAACATgactttgctttttcttttttttcgcataggCATTGGTATGTTACTCAACGCTAGAGTTGTTTATGGTCGGACTGGATCGAGTTTAAGTAGACTTAGACTTAACTTTAAAAGGATAATAGGTCTATTTTGACTCAACCTGAagtgatttgaaaagaaattggattAAATCAAGTTAACCCAATAAAACATTAGTATATACAAATTTGTAAGttctatattttaaaataataaaattttatttttaaaaaatttttttaataaatattatatcatatttatattaaaataaattattttaaaataaaaataataccatataatataaaaaatattaattaaattataaaaatataatataacattactaattaacttttatatatatatatatattattgtaaaaGATAATTTCGGACCGGATTGGATGACTCAAATCAAAACCCAAATCCGACCCAAACATAACACTGGGTAAAAAATGGAAATCCGAACCGATAAAATATATCGGGACGGATCTTGAACACCTCTACTCGAAGCTGT contains:
- the LOC112701869 gene encoding receptor-like protein 7; the encoded protein is MGSFIRVLVCVHMFMLFHFFACLSSHHSCHSEECSALLHFINTELSNDTYSSYEDDCSHVYPKTSTWKNGTDCCSWMGVTCHSVSGHVIGLDLSCSTLEGKIHPNTTLFHLTHLQTLNLALNNISGPELPSQFGRFVSLTHLNLSACDFKGDIPSQISHLSKLQSLDLSWNDALIWKEITWKRMLQNATDLREIVLDGADMSSITTTFSNWSFSLVTLSLVDTGIRGHLTSHILCLPNLHELYLSNIQVHVPKSNCSTSLSILDLSWCQFTRSQIPPSFSNLTHLTSLDLSLSNLDGSFPSLFSNLQYLTYLDLSHNAFSGPITSLLTNLQHVTYLDLSYNEFSGSIPSFLANLQHLTHLDLSFNAFSGPVPNFLGQLTKLQKLILSNNNLGGKLLLSSLANYSTQIFILDCSHNKFQGPLPNTITGFSSLTKLYLNDNLLSETIPSWCFSLPFLTILDLSNNQFTGHMSAISSHSLQALSLCGNKLQGNVPESMFNLVNLRALCLSGNWSGPLHFSLFSKFRNLGSLSLSGFNSFLPCSETNAGHQFTSLLELILFQVDLTSFSKISCEFPLLQTLELSENNLEGKVSQWIHDMHSLEYLKLSHNQLSSVGQFPWYQLLYLDLSFNLLSDDSISLICNATSLQILNLSHNKFRGTIPQCLANSSNLKVLDLQMNKLHGTLPSTFPRNLISLNLNGNQLEGHLPRSLSNCKHLMDLNLGNNQIEDTFPNWLQRLQNLRILVLQSNKLYGPIVSLKTKDAFSHLLVFDISSNNFSGQLPKSYIKSFQAMKGVFGAEVQSSFDYFETSSYGGIYWINFQNYEDSLSETIKGVRLDFEKIPTILAVIDFSGNKFEGEIPDVIGKLHILKGLNLSHNRLVGHIPHSLGNLTKLESLDLSSNMLAGNIPTELTNLNFLEVLNLSQNQLVGPIPRGKQFDTFSKDSYQGNMGLCGLPLSIQCNNNVPLQQDPPSEAEDKFGFGWKPVAIGYAFGMMLGIGLGYCVFSIGKPQWLVILFGGKRIKRRSRGNRRARTTLFQLFVVM